ACGAATGCATAGCAATATCAGAATCAAGTAATTCACTTAAATTTATGAAAAATCAGATAATAACGTTAGTGCTCATGTTTTGTTGCTTGTCGACAATGTCAGCTGCCACGACGACATGGGATTGGAAAGACTCTCGTGAGCGCCGTTGGCTCGGCTCAGATTTTTGGACAAACCGCTTGCAGGACTGGGAAGTCCGCGAGGGAGCATTGCACTGTGATGCGCGAAGCGGCATGGCTTTGCGAACCGCGCATATTGTATCTTACGAAACTGATCTCCAGCATGGCAGTTACTGGGCTGAAGTAGATTTTGCGAGTCAAGAAACTGAGACCAAAGGACTGGCTGGACTCCTGATCGGTGCTGGCGCGGGGCAACTTGATTACCGAGGGGCAGCTTTGATACAAGGCTTTCCCGGAAAAGGAGGAGGAATCCTTTGCGCATACAACTATAGCAAGCAACAATTACAAATCATTGACTTTTCAACACAGCCAGGGGGCAAACTGGTTAGCTTAGCCAGTAAAAAAGTAGCTGCTCATAGCGATGGTATATTGCGGCTCAAAGTGAATGTTCAAAGTGTTGATAACCTCGCTAATGTGACTTTAATTCTGACGGATACAGCTCCGAACACTGAATTAGCACGCGTTTCAAAGAAAGGTCTCCGCGCCGATCAAGTGAAAGGCCTCATGGCAATGGCTGCCCAGTCAAGTCGTGGTGTGCAGACTTTTCGATTTGATCGATTGAGCTTAGGCGGAGAAGGCGCTCTTCATTACAAGGATCGCTTTTTTGGTCCAGTAGTTGGAACCCTCTATTCACTCAATGAGACAACACTGAAAATTGGCGTCCAGTTTGCTTTTTTGGGCGATGGAAAACGTGTCCCCAGTGACCCTAAAAAACTAAAGAACACGCTCAAATGGCCTCGTCTAACTGCGGTTCTGGAAATGCGTTCCCAAGGAGCCCCTGATAATTTTAAAGCCATTGGACGACCACAAGCAGTTCTACCTCCTGATTATTATGTAAGTTATCGTATTGAGGACTGGGACCCTTCACAGCAGCGTGAGCTACGCGTGCGATTTATAGACGATGGGGAAAAGGAATACTTTTACCCTATTTCAATTGATAGTGAGCCTGAAAGCTCGCTGACCGCCGGCACAGTTTCATGCATGGGAGTCATGGGAATGCCCGCACTCCAGCCAGGTCCTACTCCTAAATCGGGAGAATCATTAGTAGGCCGCTGGACTCCGGCAAACGTTTGGGCTCCATTTACTGGCATTACCGATGGGCTTTTACATGACGATGCCGATATTCTCTTCTTTACCGGCGATCAGCTTTATGAAAGCGAACCCACCTGGGCAGATCAGTCAGTCAATCCCATCGAAGACTTCTTCTACAAGTTCTTTATTTGGCACTGGTCCTTTCAACAAATTACCAGCTCACGTCCCTGTATTCTTCAAACTGACGATCATGATGTCTATCAGGGCAATATCTGGGGAGGCGGTGGCTATATCAATACATCAGGAAATTACTGGAGAGGCGGCTATTTACGTTCTCTATCTTTTGTCAATATGGTGCAACGGGTAATGACCGCCCATAATCCGGATGCCATTGAACCAATGTCCATTGAGACTGGAATGACAAATTACTATACGTCATTTTCTTATGGAGGTGTAGATTTCTTTGTGCTCGAAGACCGGAAATTCAAAAGCAACCCATCACAGAACGATGTGGAGCAACAGGAACTTTTAGGACCAAAGCAAGAGATGCACCTAATGGAATGGGCTCAGAAAGAATCTCCCAATCCGGTGAAGTGCGTCATCAGTCAAACTATTTATGCCAGTATTTCCCGTAAAGCGGATGGAACGAAATCCACGGAACGTGACACAAACAGCTGGCCTCCAGGTCCGAGATCTCGCTTGATTGAGGTGTTGGGTGAGAATGGTGTTTTTGTTATCTCAGGTGACCAGCACTTGGCAACGTTTGCACGCGTCGGAGTAAAATCACCTGATGATGGATTCTATCAATTTGCAGCTCCCCCGGCGGGAAATCACTTCTGGCGGTGGTTCTACCCTGCTGAAAAATCACCGGACGATGTGCTTGGCGAATACAAGGACGGGCATGGTAATCCATTTGAATTGCTGGCCGTTGTAAACCCTGCGCCAGCCGATGTGACTGCTCAAGGTTTACGAGCCAAACATATAGTGAGCGAAGCGGAGTATGCCGAGGGCATTGGCCTGGAAATGCGAACTGCTCTGGGCGACGGATATGGCATTATTCGATTTGACCACTTGAAGGAACAACTTCAAGTCGAAGCCTGGTCCTGGGAAACCCGGATTGAGCACTCTGAACCTTATCCAGGTTGGCCAATCACATTATCCTATGAAGAGCTCTGACTTAATGACAAAGTTGCCATTCATTATATATGTTATTTTAGGCATGCTCCCACGTGTTCTTTTCGGGAACCAGACAGCAGAAACGCCTTTCAGTGACAGCGGATGGAAGTGGAAACTAGGTGGCAAAACAGATAACGTTTTGGTTTCTGATGATTCAGTCCTCTTGAAAAATACACCGGACGATCCCAACTGGCTTCAAGGAATCATTTTGGAGCCAGGTCAATTAGAGCCGGAAGGCGACTATCGTCTGACTTTCGATTACTCGTTTGCAGGACAGAACTCACCCAAGGGTTTTGGCTATGTTCTGATTCGCGACCAGAGCTACAAACAAGGTGCTGGAGACCAATGGAAACGGTTCAGTGCATCAGACGGCCAGAAAGGATCAATCGATTTCAGTTTCCGTAGTTTTAAAAGTCACAACACAGCACTCATTATCGGGCTCAATAATTTTGGCAGCTATCGTATCAGTAATCTACGCCTAGTGCGCTTGGAGCAGCCAGCGTGGCAAGTATATCCTGCTAGTGCTACGATAGGACCGACTCAGTTGCTCGATACTGAAATTACTGGAGCGCCAGAATTTGAGATTCAGCAACCGAAAACAGAAGGTAGCCTTCACCTAAACCTAAATGATACCCGCAAGACAGGTCAGAGTGATTTTGAGGCTATAAACTCAGCATTGAAGATAGCCAAGGAGCAAGGTGCCACACGACTGACCATTCCACCAGGCGACTATCATTTGCCGGAGGGTTTACCTCTCGTTATTGAGGGATTTACCGACTTCCATCTCGTCGCCAAGGGAGTTCGCTTTGTTTTCTCAGGTAATGAAAGCAGGCAATTAGACACGAATCCACACGGCTTTGTGCTGCGCCATAACTATCGTTTCAAGCTTGAAGGACTTCGCGTTGCCTGGGATTCTGAAGCCTGGCCACTCTCCCACTTGGGTGTAGTGAAATCGATCAATAAGAAAACAGGTGTGGTGGAGATCCGTCTGAGTCAGTCAATACCCGCTTCTGTTCCTGCTGATAGATTATTTCTTCGAGAAGTACACGCTGTTGAAAAGGAGCCACCTCACTTCTTCCGTCCCAGCGCCGGATTCAGAAGCTCTCATGAATCCATCGATATCAGCAGTGAGCATGACCATATTTTTGTTAATTACGGCACCGACTGCGAACGTTTCCAAGTAGGTGCGACCTACTTGTTGAGAAATTACAATTATCAAAGACATGCATTCGCATGCGAGAGTAATCGGCATTTGACATTTCTTGATGTTGACATTGAAGGGTTTCCGGGAAGTGGATACCAATTCTACGGTCATCAGGAATACTGGCAGATGATCGATTGTGATATCATTCCGCCTGAAGGAAGTTTCATATCAACAAGTGCTGACGGTGTCCATGTGCGTCAGTCGCAAGGGCACTTTAAAATGATAAATTGTCGATTCAGTCGTTGCGGCGACGATGGAGTAAACATACATGACAATGTTTCAGCCGGTATCGAGATGGTGGATGCGCATACTCTGACTGCGTTGAACGTGCTCAGCTGGCGCAACCCATTTTCTGTTGGCGACACAATCGAAATCCGTTCGCCCAGCCTTGCCCCTATTGGTTTTAAGTCGCGCCTGAGTGCGGTGAGTCGCCTCGATGATAAACGCGTCAATCTAACTTTTGAACATCGCCTCCCAGCTGGACTCTCTCCCAGGTCCATACTTTTCAATCGAGAATATGATTCAGCTAATTACTTGATCGAAAATTGTTATTTTGCTCTCAATCGAGCACGAGGAATACTTTTGCACTCCAATAATGGGACAGTCCGCAACTGTCATTTCTATTATAATCAATCAGCAGCTATACGTGCACAGATCGACATAGAAGAACGGTGGGCAGAAGGAACAGGCATCCATAACCTCATCATTCAGGATAATATTTTTGAAGGGGTAAATCGCTTTGGCTGGCATGCCGGCGTAGCAATCGTCCTTGAAATCATCATTCCAGGTGGCCAGGTGACAGAACCCTTGCTACGAAATATCGCCATCGTGGGCAATGAATTCAGCAATCTCCACGGTGCGGCGATTTGGGCTAAGAACGTTGAAAACCTAATCATTACAAAAAACCATATAGCCTCCGAAAACTCTACCACCAAAGGCCCATACCATAGCACCAATCAAATCATTATCGAATAATACTTGCGAGGGCCAATAAGGGTCTCGATATGATTTGAAGGCACTGCCGAGGGGTGACCATTCCCTCTCTAAAACTGATTGAATCAATCTTATCATTGTCCAATAAATGGTTCATGTGCCAAATATTCTTACATCAAAAGCCTTAAAGACTGGAACCGTTAATAATCAGGTGACTTTAGTACCATCTCCAACATCATTGACACAAAATTGGCGCACAAGGAATAGGCCTGGTCTGTCCTCGACTAGCGCTAATGGTCTGGTCTACCTAGTCCTCTTTTTACGCATGTAGCAGGAACCGGCAATGGCAACTGCCCCGACAAAGAAGGCGTATGCCGATGGCTCAGGTATAGCGACTACTAGAAATTCATTTGTTGCCAGAGCTGTGTCGCTGAAACGAAGTTCGTCAACAAGGCCAGAAAATAAACTACTGCCGGAAACATTGCCCGTTAAGCCTGCAATACTTAGAGGCCCATTAGCTTGCCAACCTGCAGTAGGATCAGCCGCCAAGGTGCCCAACAATGAGTAATCAAAATACATGCTCACGGTACCAGCGCCATCATACACAATGGCGGTATGGTGCCAGTTGCCATCGCTAATGCCATTGGGGTTCGTATCAATCGGATCGGTCCTATCACCGTCGCCCCAAATGCGCACGCGTGAAGATGTGAAATCAGTGAAGAAACCAGCCGACGAAGTAGTCGCAAACTGCTCCTTGTTGATTACGGCGCCAAAGATATCATTGCCGCCGATAACAAAAGCCTCGATCGTAAATGCGCCAGAAGGCTCAAAGAGACCAGTCGCGCCATCGTTGATCTGCAGCATTTGACCAACCGATGAGGAATCCTGCACAAACTGTATCGACGTTGTGTTGTTCGAATTAACAATTGGGCCACCAACACCAGATGTAATCACCTCGCCCGGCCCAGTCACAACATTGGAGCTGTATGTTGGTGCTGTTGAGCCTGCACCGCCAAAGCCATTAACAATCGCGCTAGTGAAACTGGAGTTGTTGACCTGACTATCGACAGTCACAACTGCCTGACCAGAAGTTCCCTCAAATTGCCAGTAACCGATATCGGCAGCGTTCAGGGTCGCAATAGAAGAAGCCAAAATTGCGCCAAGAAAAGATATAGCGCTCTTAGTATATAGATTAGTGTTACTCATTTTACCAGGGGTTGGAGCTGATGATGCCAATCATGCGCCAACAGCAAGTTAATTAATAGATCAATAAATTAGCCATTAAATTAACCATTAGAGATTTGTCAATGCTTAAGATTCAAAAAAACATAATCCACATGAATCATCATCAATCTGCCTTC
The Rubellicoccus peritrichatus DNA segment above includes these coding regions:
- a CDS encoding alkaline phosphatase D family protein, with translation MSAATTTWDWKDSRERRWLGSDFWTNRLQDWEVREGALHCDARSGMALRTAHIVSYETDLQHGSYWAEVDFASQETETKGLAGLLIGAGAGQLDYRGAALIQGFPGKGGGILCAYNYSKQQLQIIDFSTQPGGKLVSLASKKVAAHSDGILRLKVNVQSVDNLANVTLILTDTAPNTELARVSKKGLRADQVKGLMAMAAQSSRGVQTFRFDRLSLGGEGALHYKDRFFGPVVGTLYSLNETTLKIGVQFAFLGDGKRVPSDPKKLKNTLKWPRLTAVLEMRSQGAPDNFKAIGRPQAVLPPDYYVSYRIEDWDPSQQRELRVRFIDDGEKEYFYPISIDSEPESSLTAGTVSCMGVMGMPALQPGPTPKSGESLVGRWTPANVWAPFTGITDGLLHDDADILFFTGDQLYESEPTWADQSVNPIEDFFYKFFIWHWSFQQITSSRPCILQTDDHDVYQGNIWGGGGYINTSGNYWRGGYLRSLSFVNMVQRVMTAHNPDAIEPMSIETGMTNYYTSFSYGGVDFFVLEDRKFKSNPSQNDVEQQELLGPKQEMHLMEWAQKESPNPVKCVISQTIYASISRKADGTKSTERDTNSWPPGPRSRLIEVLGENGVFVISGDQHLATFARVGVKSPDDGFYQFAAPPAGNHFWRWFYPAEKSPDDVLGEYKDGHGNPFELLAVVNPAPADVTAQGLRAKHIVSEAEYAEGIGLEMRTALGDGYGIIRFDHLKEQLQVEAWSWETRIEHSEPYPGWPITLSYEEL
- a CDS encoding right-handed parallel beta-helix repeat-containing protein, with the protein product MKSSDLMTKLPFIIYVILGMLPRVLFGNQTAETPFSDSGWKWKLGGKTDNVLVSDDSVLLKNTPDDPNWLQGIILEPGQLEPEGDYRLTFDYSFAGQNSPKGFGYVLIRDQSYKQGAGDQWKRFSASDGQKGSIDFSFRSFKSHNTALIIGLNNFGSYRISNLRLVRLEQPAWQVYPASATIGPTQLLDTEITGAPEFEIQQPKTEGSLHLNLNDTRKTGQSDFEAINSALKIAKEQGATRLTIPPGDYHLPEGLPLVIEGFTDFHLVAKGVRFVFSGNESRQLDTNPHGFVLRHNYRFKLEGLRVAWDSEAWPLSHLGVVKSINKKTGVVEIRLSQSIPASVPADRLFLREVHAVEKEPPHFFRPSAGFRSSHESIDISSEHDHIFVNYGTDCERFQVGATYLLRNYNYQRHAFACESNRHLTFLDVDIEGFPGSGYQFYGHQEYWQMIDCDIIPPEGSFISTSADGVHVRQSQGHFKMINCRFSRCGDDGVNIHDNVSAGIEMVDAHTLTALNVLSWRNPFSVGDTIEIRSPSLAPIGFKSRLSAVSRLDDKRVNLTFEHRLPAGLSPRSILFNREYDSANYLIENCYFALNRARGILLHSNNGTVRNCHFYYNQSAAIRAQIDIEERWAEGTGIHNLIIQDNIFEGVNRFGWHAGVAIVLEIIIPGGQVTEPLLRNIAIVGNEFSNLHGAAIWAKNVENLIITKNHIASENSTTKGPYHSTNQIIIE
- a CDS encoding LamG-like jellyroll fold domain-containing protein; its protein translation is MSNTNLYTKSAISFLGAILASSIATLNAADIGYWQFEGTSGQAVVTVDSQVNNSSFTSAIVNGFGGAGSTAPTYSSNVVTGPGEVITSGVGGPIVNSNNTTSIQFVQDSSSVGQMLQINDGATGLFEPSGAFTIEAFVIGGNDIFGAVINKEQFATTSSAGFFTDFTSSRVRIWGDGDRTDPIDTNPNGISDGNWHHTAIVYDGAGTVSMYFDYSLLGTLAADPTAGWQANGPLSIAGLTGNVSGSSLFSGLVDELRFSDTALATNEFLVVAIPEPSAYAFFVGAVAIAGSCYMRKKRTR